The proteins below are encoded in one region of Paenibacillus sp. YYML68:
- a CDS encoding adenylate/guanylate cyclase domain-containing protein — MMDDFKKVYCRGCWQQMKVPIFIRTPLSVPFRLMGIRPSRMHPNLCTLCESMFTRVKKNKQIDIQATVMFADLRGYTALSEQVGPDGIARLLNAFYDECAPAIWRRDGIINKMIGDAVLSIFNFPIEQHDHVHQAMMAGIEIQRKCAAVQSELRAAAGLDVPVQIGIGIHTGTAAIGEFGTAYKDFTIIGSVVNKAARLQGAAANGEILITEEAYSHIEHMYPHLEPRTYHLKGMEQPVIAYSVPV; from the coding sequence ATGATGGATGATTTCAAGAAGGTGTACTGTCGGGGCTGCTGGCAGCAGATGAAGGTGCCCATCTTTATTCGTACACCGCTATCGGTTCCTTTCCGCCTAATGGGCATTAGACCGAGCCGCATGCATCCTAACCTATGCACCCTATGCGAATCGATGTTCACGAGGGTCAAAAAGAATAAGCAAATCGACATTCAAGCGACGGTCATGTTCGCGGATCTAAGAGGCTATACCGCCTTATCGGAGCAAGTCGGCCCAGATGGGATCGCACGACTGTTAAATGCCTTCTATGACGAGTGCGCTCCAGCAATCTGGAGAAGAGACGGCATCATTAACAAAATGATCGGCGACGCGGTGCTATCCATATTCAACTTCCCTATCGAGCAGCACGATCATGTTCACCAAGCGATGATGGCGGGCATCGAGATCCAGAGGAAGTGTGCGGCTGTACAGTCTGAGCTTCGAGCAGCGGCGGGCCTCGATGTTCCGGTTCAGATCGGAATCGGCATCCATACGGGGACAGCTGCGATCGGTGAATTCGGTACCGCCTATAAGGACTTCACGATCATTGGTTCAGTTGTCAATAAAGCAGCACGGCTTCAAGGCGCAGCCGCGAATGGTGAGATCTTGATTACGGAGGAGGCCTATTCCCATATCGAGCACATGTATCCCCATCTGGAGCCCCGAACGTATCACTTGAAAGGGATGGAACAGCCTGTCATCGCTTATTCGGTTCCGGTGTAG